The Rhodococcus triatomae genome includes a window with the following:
- the cysC gene encoding adenylyl-sulfate kinase: MQQLLRVATAGSVDDGKSTLIGRLLFDSKAVFEDQLDAVERTSRSRGADHTDLALLTDGLRAEREQGITIDVAHRYFATPRRKFVIADTPGHEQYTRNMVTGASTADVALVLVDARNGVVEQTRRHAFIASLLGIAHLVVCVNKMDLVDWSQSRFEEVVEEFRRFAMKLDVQDLSFVPVSALHGDNVAQRTVNMPWYDGSSLLGHLESVHIASDRNLVDARMPVQCVIRPQRQSDSSLHDFRGYAGTVVGGVFKPGDEVMVVPSGRTSTVRAIWGPGGAPLAEAFASSAVVVELEDQLDVGRGDLLCRPGNRPLIGREIDAMVCWLSDRRELHSGDRYVMLHGTRSTGARVGGLDYRLDVNTLHRDTTAESLELNEIGRIRVTTTDPLTFDPYRRNRGTGSFVLVDEVTGDTVAAGMITGPSLSGTPVVWHRGTAADGERPTAATIWLTGLSASGKSSVAVELERALHAKHVACHRLDGDNLRHGLTADLGFAPEDRAENVRRVGEVAIVLAEAGVVAIACLISPYQQDRERVRERHRAAGIPFVEVFVDTPLAECEARDPKGMYARARAGEITRFTGVDDPYEPPEHPELALRPSDGDPADQAAAIVGFLGL; this comes from the coding sequence ATGCAGCAACTACTCCGGGTCGCGACGGCAGGAAGCGTCGACGACGGGAAATCCACCCTCATCGGCCGGCTGCTCTTCGATTCCAAGGCCGTGTTCGAGGATCAACTCGACGCGGTCGAGCGCACGAGCCGAAGTCGCGGCGCCGATCACACCGATCTCGCACTGCTCACCGACGGGCTGCGGGCCGAGCGGGAGCAGGGCATCACCATCGATGTCGCGCACCGCTACTTCGCGACTCCCCGGCGTAAGTTCGTCATCGCGGACACCCCGGGCCACGAGCAGTACACCCGGAACATGGTCACCGGAGCGTCGACGGCGGATGTGGCGCTCGTCCTCGTCGACGCACGCAACGGCGTGGTGGAACAGACGCGCCGGCACGCGTTCATCGCGAGCCTCCTCGGAATCGCGCACCTGGTGGTGTGCGTCAACAAGATGGACCTGGTCGACTGGTCGCAGTCGAGATTCGAGGAGGTCGTCGAGGAATTCCGCCGGTTCGCGATGAAGCTCGACGTCCAGGACCTGTCGTTCGTGCCCGTCTCGGCACTGCACGGGGACAATGTCGCACAGCGCACCGTGAACATGCCGTGGTACGACGGCTCGTCCCTCCTCGGTCATCTCGAGAGCGTCCACATCGCCTCGGACCGCAACCTCGTCGATGCGCGGATGCCGGTGCAGTGCGTCATTCGGCCGCAGCGGCAGTCGGATTCGTCGTTGCACGACTTCCGCGGGTACGCCGGCACCGTGGTCGGTGGCGTGTTCAAGCCGGGGGACGAGGTGATGGTGGTCCCGTCCGGGCGGACCTCGACGGTCCGGGCGATCTGGGGCCCGGGAGGGGCCCCGCTTGCCGAGGCCTTCGCGTCGAGTGCGGTGGTCGTCGAGCTCGAGGACCAGCTGGATGTCGGGCGCGGCGACCTGCTCTGCCGTCCCGGGAACCGGCCGCTGATCGGTAGGGAGATCGATGCGATGGTCTGCTGGCTCAGTGACCGTCGTGAGCTGCATTCGGGCGACCGGTATGTGATGTTGCACGGGACTCGCAGCACCGGCGCTCGCGTCGGCGGGCTGGACTACCGGCTGGACGTCAACACCCTGCACCGCGACACCACCGCGGAGTCCCTGGAGCTCAACGAGATCGGACGGATCCGGGTGACGACGACCGACCCGTTGACGTTCGATCCGTATCGCCGGAATCGGGGCACCGGCAGCTTCGTGCTCGTCGACGAGGTCACCGGAGACACCGTCGCCGCAGGAATGATCACCGGTCCGTCGCTGTCGGGTACGCCTGTGGTGTGGCACCGTGGGACCGCGGCGGACGGCGAACGACCCACGGCGGCAACCATCTGGCTCACCGGCCTGTCCGCCTCGGGGAAGTCGTCCGTGGCAGTGGAACTCGAGCGTGCCCTGCATGCGAAACACGTCGCCTGTCATCGACTCGACGGGGACAACCTGCGTCACGGGCTCACTGCGGATCTGGGTTTCGCCCCCGAGGACCGCGCCGAGAACGTCCGCCGGGTCGGTGAGGTCGCGATCGTCCTGGCCGAGGCCGGAGTGGTGGCGATCGCCTGTCTCATCAGTCCCTACCAGCAGGATCGGGAGCGGGTGCGCGAGCGGCACCGTGCCGCGGGCATCCCCTTCGTCGAGGTCTTCGTGGACACCCCGCTCGCCGAGTGCGAGGCGCGTGATCCCAAGGGTATGTACGCGCGGGCCAGGGCGGGGGAGATCACGAGGTTCACCGGCGTGGACGACCCGTACGAGCCGCCGGAGCATCCGGAACTCGCGCTGCGCCCGTCCGACGGCGATCCGGCCGACCAGGCGGCCGCGATTGTGGGATTCTTGGGACTGTGA
- the cysD gene encoding sulfate adenylyltransferase subunit CysD → MSSTIHPPPAYELSHLDALEAESVHIFREVSATFERPVLLFSGGKDSVVMLHLAARAFWPAAVPFTVMHIDTGHNFDEVIDFRDRTREHLGLDLEVIRVQDDIDAGRVVEDHGPGASRNRLQTTALLRGIAEHRFDAVFGGARRDEEKARAKERIFSFRDREGRWDPRAQRPELWSLYNGRHRRGEHIRVFPLSNWTELDIWQYIDRERIDLPPLYYAHRRPVVLRDGMLLAHTRFLELAPGEEPVEASVRFRTVGDATCTGCVESTASNAAQVAVEVAASRVTERGATRADDRISEAGMEDRKREGYF, encoded by the coding sequence ATGTCATCCACGATCCATCCGCCACCGGCTTACGAGCTCTCGCACCTCGACGCGCTCGAGGCCGAGTCGGTGCACATCTTCCGTGAGGTGTCGGCCACCTTCGAACGACCGGTGTTGCTCTTCTCCGGCGGCAAGGACTCGGTGGTGATGCTGCACCTGGCCGCGCGGGCATTCTGGCCCGCGGCCGTGCCCTTCACGGTCATGCACATCGACACCGGCCACAACTTCGACGAGGTGATCGATTTCCGCGATCGCACTCGCGAGCACCTCGGCCTGGATCTCGAGGTGATCCGGGTGCAGGACGACATCGATGCGGGGCGGGTCGTCGAGGATCACGGGCCGGGTGCCAGCCGCAACCGGCTGCAGACGACCGCCCTGCTCCGGGGCATCGCCGAGCACAGGTTCGACGCGGTGTTCGGCGGTGCGAGACGGGACGAGGAGAAGGCACGCGCGAAGGAGCGGATCTTCAGCTTCCGTGACCGCGAGGGGCGCTGGGATCCGCGGGCCCAGCGGCCCGAGCTGTGGTCGCTCTACAACGGCCGGCACCGGCGGGGCGAACACATCCGGGTCTTCCCGCTCTCGAACTGGACCGAGCTCGACATCTGGCAGTACATCGACCGTGAGCGGATCGACCTGCCGCCGCTGTATTACGCGCACCGCAGGCCGGTGGTGCTCCGCGACGGAATGCTCCTGGCGCACACTCGATTTCTCGAGCTCGCGCCGGGCGAGGAGCCGGTGGAGGCTTCGGTCCGGTTCCGGACGGTCGGCGATGCCACGTGCACCGGCTGTGTGGAGTCGACCGCGAGCAACGCGGCGCAGGTCGCCGTGGAGGTCGCGGCCAGCAGGGTGACCGAGCGAGGTGCGACCCGGGCCGACGACCGGATCTCGGAGGCAGGGATGGAAGACCGCAAGCGGGAGGGCTACTTCTGA
- a CDS encoding IclR family transcriptional regulator gives MDDIESAPRTGRRSPPTERVVQVLDFLVAHRGRRFGLSELARRLDLSKPTCLGILSVLAEAGYLHRDPASKTYGLGPALVAVGRAAQEGYVAGPVARAHLAVLSERYGTTCTASAVVGDRIAVLEVTSPPGVRAGVKVGESYPFAPPVGLMYVLWDGAEALESWLRREPALPVRHDRTRLASVVEECVRTGYLVETLTPVGRQLHTLMAGVADHDLSAELRAALGDLVSSLGERVYLPDGDGESAVHLIAAPTFDAGGHQAMVLTLYVGTTLSSGEIARRGRDLAATAAAITSDVGGRAPVAAAAPGH, from the coding sequence ATGGACGACATCGAATCCGCGCCCCGGACCGGCCGTCGCTCCCCGCCCACCGAGCGGGTCGTGCAGGTGCTGGACTTCCTGGTGGCACACCGCGGCAGGCGCTTCGGCCTGTCCGAGCTCGCCCGTCGGCTCGACCTCAGCAAGCCCACCTGCCTCGGGATCCTGTCGGTACTGGCCGAGGCGGGGTACCTCCATCGCGATCCGGCGTCGAAGACCTACGGTCTCGGTCCCGCGCTGGTGGCGGTCGGGCGCGCCGCTCAGGAGGGATACGTCGCCGGTCCGGTCGCGCGGGCGCACCTGGCCGTGCTGAGCGAGCGCTACGGCACCACGTGCACCGCGTCGGCGGTGGTGGGTGATCGGATCGCCGTCCTCGAGGTCACCAGCCCGCCGGGTGTGCGGGCCGGGGTCAAGGTCGGGGAGAGCTACCCGTTCGCGCCCCCGGTCGGACTGATGTACGTGCTGTGGGACGGGGCGGAGGCCCTCGAGTCCTGGTTGCGCCGTGAGCCCGCGCTGCCCGTGCGTCACGATCGCACCCGGCTCGCGAGCGTCGTCGAGGAGTGTGTCCGGACGGGGTACCTCGTGGAGACGCTGACGCCGGTGGGTCGGCAACTGCACACGCTCATGGCGGGAGTGGCCGACCACGACCTGTCGGCCGAACTGCGCGCCGCGTTGGGCGACCTGGTCTCGAGCCTCGGCGAGCGGGTGTATCTGCCCGACGGTGACGGGGAGAGTGCCGTTCACCTGATCGCCGCCCCGACCTTCGACGCCGGCGGGCATCAGGCGATGGTCCTCACGCTCTACGTCGGGACCACGCTGTCGTCGGGTGAGATCGCACGGCGGGGGCGGGATCTGGCGGCGACTGCCGCGGCGATCACCTCCGACGTGGGCGGTCGTGCGCCGGTGGCTGCCGCGGCACCCGGCCATTGA